TTATCCGGCTAATAGTAAACATACTATTATGGTAGATGAAGAACTAAGAAAATTTTGCGTTGAGCAAGCTGTATTAATCTCAATCAACAAACAACCGCCGAAAGGCATTGGCTTCAATATGCCCGAATCAGTTTCATTATTTGATTTGTCGAATATGATTTTCGAGTACGTTAAATCGGGCGCAAAACCACCGATTAAGATAAATTTTCCTATCGGAGATACTGACTAGATTCCTATTTCGGTTCAGTCGAATAAACAACGGGAATAGAAAACTTAACTGTATTTTGGCTTTCCGTTCCTGTTTTGTTTGATATTCCTGCGTCGATAACTTTTATTGCTACGCCCGCTTTTCCATCTGTTCTATTCATTTCTGAAACAGTTAGATTAAATTCTATTTCATGAATAAGGCTTTCTTGTTTTGATTTATTCGGATTAGAATAAACCATTTTACTTATTTCATTTCCTGTAAATCTACCGTAATGCGGATCTACTACCGCCCCAGTTTCTTTTAGCTCTTCGTTTAGTTCGTTAACGGCTGAAACAATTCCGGTTATTGTTGCTTTTATAAAATCTTTTAGCTCCATATTTCAATTTTATTCACTATACTATTATGTTATAATCCACGAAGAAATATTATTATATCTATTGCTTTATGACCTTCTATTTTTAGTAATGCTTTCAAATAAGAGTCCCTTTTTTCTACCTTTAATATTCTTTTTAACTCATTATGATTGACCAACTTCTTGGCTTCTCTAGCTTTTGATATACATGCATCTATTGCATCTGAATAATTTTCAATATAAGGTTTTTCTATTATGTCGGATATTATATCTAAATAGCGAAGTAAAGCGCTTTCATATTGACTCTTTAAAAGAAGAGTATCTCCCTGTAAAAATAATAATGATGCCATTATTTCCGCTTGACTCTTTTCATTCGCTTTTTGAATGTAGTCTATCATTTCTTTTTTGGTAGCATCAATACTTTTTGTTAAAGAATCACTAGTTTGCTCCACTTTACCATCTATCTTCTTATCTATTGCAATCACATTCCAAATCTGCCATCCAATTAACATCGTCACTAAAAGCGATAAAATCCCTACTATCACCCCGATATAGTCTATACCTAACTCCGGCGCGGATGGTAACGAAACGCAAATAGCGACAACACTGCATATAATCGCAGCGATCGACAAACAGTTGCTCCAATATGATTTAATCCAGTTTTTCATGTTGTTCGGGTTTATTCATTCAGGCGTAGGGTATTTTCAATTGATACTATTAGCTTCATTAATAAGCTCTCCCGTCAATTTGTTTAGTTTAAAAGATTCTCTTTCTTTATCTCCATTTCTGTATACGATATCGAAAGTAAAGTCTATAAAATTGTCACTAATATTTATTAACTTGTTCTTTATTATATATTCTTCGGAGTATCCTTTGTGTTTGTACTGCCAGATATAATCGGCATTAGTGATATTGACTAAAGACACAGAAGGGTATGATACCTCTAGACCATTAATATTATCAATTGGAATTAATTTATTGATGGTTCTATTTCCTAATGGTATCTTTTCTATCTCATTACAATTATTATCAAGCAAAAGGTTATTATTATTGTATCCTAATGTGATAAAATAATCACCATACCAATCTTTAATATCGAATACTGAATTGTCATATCTATTGTAATAAACCCTTTTCTCTTTTCCACCAAGAGTGGAAATAATTTCATTAGGACCACCATAATTCACTAACAAAATAATTCCATCATCTTTGATGATAAAGTTAAATAAGGAAATATGGTCAATATTATGCTCTTCAACCTTACCGAACTCTAAATAAAATTTTTGATTGAATCCTCGGATCATTGGTGCCGTATATTCGAATATCTGCTCTTTCTTCTCATTGTATGCCGCAAACCACATATCACCATTAAGAAATCCTGCTATTAATGCATTTTTAGCAACTTCTTCTTCGTACTGCCATCCTATAGTTGGCTTAGTTATTCCTTTGGGTAAATTATATTCTTTTAAAAACTCGTCTTGGTTCTCATCATCCTTACTGCATGATTGTAGGCATAGTAGGACGAAAATCGCTGTGATTGATAGTACTAATAGTTTATTCATAATATTTTGTTTTTAGTGGTTGATAATATTGTTTATTGGGCGGGAATTATTAGCTATTTTTTATATAAACCGTTCCGTAGCACTTCTTTTCGCTTCCGCTTATTTTAAATACCACTTCCCGACTACCGCCGCTTTCTGTAATTTCCTTATGAATCTTTTCGTTACTGACTCCTCTAAAATCTTTGGGGATATACCCAACTAACTTATTATCACCGTTTCTGTATATACCGACTGCAAATTTATCTTTAGGGTTGTTTGTTTCGGCTGTTGCTTTGCCTTTGAATATACCGAAATCTTTAGGTGTAACTCCATGATAGTACATTCCTACCATTTCATAGTAAAAGTATCCGGATGGCGGGAATTCTATTTCTTCCGACGGTGTTTCGGTCTTAGGTTGACTCTGGTTGTTAGATGATTCTTTGGGATTTGTCATAGCAATTTTTATCGCTAAAATTATGACGCCTGTAACTACTAAGATTAATACTACTTCCATGATGTTTTGTTTTAGTGGTTGATAATATGTTTGATTTGGTGGTTATTTCATTTTTATAGTGCCAGCTAATTTACTTTTTTCTACTTTCCCATTATTGGTGTATTTATTTAAGAGAGTTTCAATAATTATATAATCAGCTTCTGTGCAAGAACATCCTAGTCTTACTATAATATTATCGAGAACTTTTTGTTTCAGTTTCAAATAGTATTCTTTAAAAGGTAACTCGATGTTATTTTCTATATTATAAATAATTTTAGAAGAAATGTCTGCGCTTTTACATTTATTGCATGGAATAGCAACGAGGGAGAATCTAGTTTCTTCTTGGAATTTCCAATGTGTTCGTTTATATTTTCCTACAAGAGAGAAATCTATATTGCATCCGTCATTATGCCAAATTAATGCATCCTTTACTTTTTCATTAGGATAATCAACATAAACAACATCTCTTTGAAAAAAATTATAGCTACTTTTTAAAGGAGTGAAAAAGATGTAATCGTCACGAATAATTTCACTTAGCGGCATTAATGGATTCTCCATTTGTTTTACAACCTTAACATATTGGGTGTCTTCGGCTTTATACTCATAAAACATATCTTCGTCAAGCTCTATTCGTATTCCTTTACCTTTCTCCGCATACATACTCCATAATGCTATATTCTCTTCTGTTGACTTTGTCCAGCATGAAACAAACATATATTTTCCAAGCTGTGCACCATTCGATGTATATCCAGCTTCTTCCAGGTCATCAACAGCATCTAGTCTATTAAACTTGATTGTTTTATTTTTTAGAATTAGAGCTAATGTTTCTATTGAAGTATAATGGTATAGTTTCATCAGTATTTATAAGTAAAATGATTTTAAGAAATTTACTCGTTGAGTTTATTTTAGTGGCTAATTTTCTTTGGATATAATGAATATGTCAGCGTAATTTTCAGATCGGTTTATAATAAGCAATCCCCCATCTAGTTGTGGGTATTCGTCAACCCTACGGAATAACAAGTTTGCATCCGAATTTGATTGAATCTCTTTTGCTGTATATAAATAATTCCCTTCCAATAGTTGTGGTTTTTCAATTGCGTATGTATTTGCAGAATATCCAGAGATTACTATGTTAACTAATTGGGGAGTAACTCTTACAATTGCCGTACTGTCTGCAAAGGTGTTTTCATAAACGTTTTTTTCGTTCATAAACCCCTTTACAGAAAGAATTTTATACTTTCCCTCTGTTAATTGAGCAAAGGAATACATAGAACACATCGCTAGAAATGCGATAAGTAGTAGCTTCTTCATGTTGTTTTGTTTTTAGTGATTTATAATATG
The Bacteroides luhongzhouii DNA segment above includes these coding regions:
- a CDS encoding trypco2 family protein, with translation MELKDFIKATITGIVSAVNELNEELKETGAVVDPHYGRFTGNEISKMVYSNPNKSKQESLIHEIEFNLTVSEMNRTDGKAGVAIKVIDAGISNKTGTESQNTVKFSIPVVYSTEPK
- a CDS encoding HIRAN domain-containing protein yields the protein MEVVLILVVTGVIILAIKIAMTNPKESSNNQSQPKTETPSEEIEFPPSGYFYYEMVGMYYHGVTPKDFGIFKGKATAETNNPKDKFAVGIYRNGDNKLVGYIPKDFRGVSNEKIHKEITESGGSREVVFKISGSEKKCYGTVYIKNS
- a CDS encoding DUF2971 domain-containing protein, which produces MKLYHYTSIETLALILKNKTIKFNRLDAVDDLEEAGYTSNGAQLGKYMFVSCWTKSTEENIALWSMYAEKGKGIRIELDEDMFYEYKAEDTQYVKVVKQMENPLMPLSEIIRDDYIFFTPLKSSYNFFQRDVVYVDYPNEKVKDALIWHNDGCNIDFSLVGKYKRTHWKFQEETRFSLVAIPCNKCKSADISSKIIYNIENNIELPFKEYYLKLKQKVLDNIIVRLGCSCTEADYIIIETLLNKYTNNGKVEKSKLAGTIKMK